Proteins from a single region of Paramormyrops kingsleyae isolate MSU_618 chromosome 9, PKINGS_0.4, whole genome shotgun sequence:
- the lratd2b gene encoding protein LRATD2, with amino-acid sequence MGNQVEKLTHLSYAEVPTADPNGLDPEEDAPRIGVSYIFSSDDDDLEDNVGETDRERNEEEAQYDGRNEVECAVYYRDDCVYERSSKTGDWSTYSPENLLNKCKPGDVLELVATGQYPHWAVYVGDFQVVHLHRAEIKNSFLTDASQGRRGRIVNDLYRFKPLSPDVVVQNAMEQVGAKELSWRNSECFAAWCRFGKREFKIGGEIRIGKQPYRLKIQLSEKKSHVLEFQSLEDLIMEKRRNDQIGKTAVVQELENHLNCTDETRHEQGTN; translated from the coding sequence ATGGGCAACCAGGTCGAGAAACTGACTCATTTAAGTTACGCAGAAGTTCCGACGGCGGATCCGAACGGGCTGGACCCCGAGGAGGACGCGCCGCGGATCGGGGTGTCCTACATCTTCTCCAGCGACGACGACGACCTGGAGGATAACGTCGGGGAAACGGACAGGGAGCGCAACGAGGAAGAGGCGCAGTATGACGGGCGCAACGAGGTGGAGTGCGCCGTCTATTACCGGGACGACTGCGTCTACGAAAGGAGCTCAAAGACCGGGGACTGGAGCACTTACTCCCCGGAGAACCTGCTGAATAAGTGCAAGCCGGGCGACGTGTTGGAGTTGGTGGCGACGGGCCAGTATCCGCACTGGGCCGTGTATGTGGGAGACTTTCAGGTTGTCCACCTGCACAGAGCCGAGATAAAGAACAGCTTCCTGACGGATGCTAGTCAAGGCAGACGGGGCAGGATCGTGAACGACCTGTACAGGTTTAAGCCCCTGAGTCCGGACGTGGTGGTGCAGAATGCCATGGAGCAGGTGGGGGCCAAGGAGCTTAGCTGGAGGAACTCGGAGTGCTTCGCCGCCTGGTGCCGGTTCGGGAAACGCGAGTTCAAAATCGGCGGCGAGATACGCATCGGCAAGCAGCCGTACAGGTTAAAAATACAACTATCCGAGAAAAAGAGCCATGTGCTGGAGTTTCAGAGTTTGGAGGACCTGATCATGGAGAAGCGCAGGAACGATCAAATAGGGAAAACTGCTGTGGTCCAAGAGCTGGAAAACCATCTAAACTGTACGGATGAAACGAGGCACGAACAGGGTACCAACTGA